In the genome of Desulfocurvus vexinensis DSM 17965, one region contains:
- a CDS encoding AzlC family ABC transporter permease produces the protein MPTMDRARWAPPALTGALRQTAPVVLGYLPVGFAYGVLALKTGLSPLNTVLMSVLVFAGSAQLIAVGLLAAGASPLSVAATTFVVNLRHVLMAASLAPHLRGWPASRLAWFGFQLTDETFALHSLRFVRGEAGVGETLCINAVAQAAWVAGTVLGVAASAAVADVRPLGLDYALPAMFIALVVGQVRGAVHVLAGLAAAGLALWLHHAGAGQWSVILATLGAAGLGAGVSAWTRR, from the coding sequence ATGCCGACCATGGACAGGGCGCGCTGGGCGCCCCCGGCCCTGACCGGGGCCCTGCGCCAGACGGCGCCCGTGGTGCTGGGCTACCTGCCCGTGGGCTTCGCTTACGGGGTGCTGGCCCTCAAGACCGGGCTGTCGCCGCTGAACACGGTGCTCATGTCCGTGCTGGTCTTCGCGGGCTCGGCGCAGCTCATCGCCGTGGGCCTGCTGGCCGCCGGGGCCTCGCCGCTGTCCGTTGCGGCCACGACCTTCGTGGTCAACCTGCGCCATGTGCTCATGGCCGCGTCCCTGGCGCCGCACCTGCGCGGCTGGCCCGCGTCCCGGCTGGCCTGGTTCGGCTTCCAGCTCACCGACGAGACCTTCGCCCTGCACAGCCTGCGCTTCGTGCGTGGCGAGGCCGGGGTCGGCGAAACCCTGTGCATCAACGCCGTGGCCCAGGCAGCCTGGGTGGCGGGTACGGTGCTCGGCGTGGCGGCCAGCGCGGCGGTGGCCGACGTGCGGCCCCTGGGGCTGGACTACGCCCTTCCGGCCATGTTCATCGCCCTGGTGGTCGGTCAGGTGCGCGGGGCGGTGCATGTGCTGGCGGGGCTGGCCGCCGCAGGGCTGGCCCTGTGGCTGCACCACGCCGGGGCCGGGCAGTGGAGCGTGATCCTGGCTACCCTGGGTGCTGCGGGCCTGGGCGCGGGAGTGTCGGCATGGACCAGACGCTGA
- a CDS encoding AzlD domain-containing protein, with the protein MDQTLIFVTIAAMAGVTYLPRALPLLALASRELHPGLRRFLSFVPTAVLSAMLAQGVLLDDGVLRVDAGNIFLLAAVPAFATAILTRSFFGTVAVGMGVVAGCRYFGL; encoded by the coding sequence ATGGACCAGACGCTGATTTTCGTGACCATCGCGGCCATGGCCGGGGTGACCTACCTGCCCCGGGCCCTGCCCCTGCTGGCCCTGGCCTCGCGCGAGCTGCACCCGGGCCTGCGCCGCTTCCTGAGTTTCGTGCCCACGGCGGTGCTCTCGGCCATGCTGGCCCAGGGCGTGCTGCTGGACGACGGCGTCCTGCGCGTCGATGCGGGCAACATCTTTCTGCTGGCCGCCGTTCCGGCCTTTGCCACGGCCATCCTCACCCGCAGCTTTTTCGGCACCGTTGCCGTGGGCATGGGTGTGGTGGCGGGCTGCCGGTACTTCGGCCTGTAG